The Halostagnicola larsenii XH-48 region GAGCTTAGAAGCAGCTACCCTCTAAGAAAAGCGTAACAGCTTACCGGCCGAGGTTCGGCGCGCTGAAATGATCGGGGCTCAAGTCCACCACCGAGACCGAGCGACACACCTTACAGGTGTGATTCCGTAGGTTGGCATACTGTTCGGGTGGAAGCATGGGAGAGATCTCGTGTGGACCGTGCAGTAACGAAAATTCTGGTCATAGTAGCAGCGTTAGTCGGGTGAGAACCCCGACGGCCGAACGAGTAAGGGTTCCTCAGCAATGCTGATCAGCTGAGGGTTAGCCGGTCCTAAGTCTCACCGCAGTTCGAATGAGACAAAAGGGAAATAGGTTAATATTCCTATGCCAGTGTGAATTAAAAGTCGACGCTTTGGAGCCGCCCAGGCCGGGCATTCGCCCGGTGTAACCATCGAACTTCGTGGAAGCCGTAATGGCACGAAGCGGAAGAATGGTGGGATGCCGCAAGCTGGGTCAATCTGGAGCCCGTGAAAAGACGATCACACTGTCCGTACCGAGATCCGACACAGGTACTCGTGGCGGCGAAAGCCAAGGTCTGTCGGGATCAACCGACGTTAGGGAATTCGGCAAGTTAGTCCCGTACGTTCGCAATAAGGGATGCCTGCCTCGGAGAGAGGCAGGTCGCAGTGACTCGGGCGCTCCGACTGTCTAGTAACAACATAGGTGACCGCAAATCCGCAAGGACTCGTACGGTCACTGAATCCTGCCCAGTGCGGGTATCTGAACACTCAGTACAATGAGACGAAGGACCCGTTAACGGCGGGGGTAACTATGACCCTCTTAAGGTAGCGTAGTACCTTGCCGCTTTAGTAGCGGCTTGCATGAATGGATCAACGAGAGCGCCACTGTCCCAACGTTGGGCCCGGTGAACTGTACATTCCAGTGCGGAGTCTGGAGACCCCCAAGGGGAAGCGAAGACCCTATAGAGCTTTACTGCAGGCTGTCGCTGAGACGTGGTCGCCATTGTGCAGCATAGGTAGGAGCCGTTACACAGGTACCCGCGCTAGCGGGCCACCGAGGCATCATTGAAATACTACCCGATGGTGACTGCGACTCTCACTCCTGGCGGAGGACACCGGTAGCCGGGCAGTTTGACTGGGGCGGTACGCGCTTGAAAAGATATCGAGCGCGCCCCAAGGTTTCCTCACTCGGGTCGGAGACCCGAGTAAGAGTGCAAGAGCATAAGGAAGCCTGACAGTGTCGAGCACAACAATCGACGCTGACGCGAAAGCGTGGTCTAGCGAACCAATTAGCCTGCTTAATGCGGGCAATTGCTGACAGAAAAGCTACCTTAGGGATAACAGAGTCGTCACCCGCAAGAGCACATATCGACCGGGTGGCTTGCTACCTCGATGTCGGTTCCCTCCATCCTGCCCGTGCAGAAGCGGGCAAGGGTGAGGTTGTTCGCCTATTAAAGGAGGTCGTGAGCTGGGTTTAGACCGTCGTGAGACAGGTCGGCTGCTATCTATTGGGGGTGTTACGGTATCTGACGAGAACGTTCGTATAGTACGAGAGGAACTACGAATGGGTGCCACTGGTGTACCAGTTGTTCGAGAGAGCACGTGCTGGGCAGCCACGCACCACGGGGTAAGAGCTGAACGCATCTAAGCTCGAAACCCACTTGAAAAAGAGATACCATCTGAGATCACTCGTAGAAGACGAGTTCGATAGACTCGGGGTGTACGCACCAAGGCAACGAGGTGTTGAGCCCGCGAGCACTAACCGATCGAGCCACCATTCATACGCATTTGGATCATGTACGGACCCGGAAACGGGTCCAGGCGTGAACTGGACTACACGTACACACGGTTCGGCACCGCAACCGAGACTGGCGTCACACGCTCACGCGAGCGTGTGTGGACGGTTCGATTCCGTTAATCGGCATTAAGGCGGCCATAGCGGCGGGGTTCCTCCCGTACCCATCCCGAACACGGAAGATAAGCCCGCCTGCGTTTCGGTCAGTACTGGAGTGGGAGACCCTCTGGGAAATCCGATTCGCCGCCCCTTTTCATACCTTATACCCCTCATCCAGCGCCCGCTGGGTGGGGGGTTTTCGTCTTTCTTATGGGTTTGTGAGTGGGGTGTAGTGTGGTCGCCGACCGTAATAGAATGGCAGTCACTCTTTCGTGTTCGAATCTGACTCACCTACCATTCCTAGCAAACCAATCACAATGCAACGCTCAGCAGTATCTCAGGGACACTGAAATACACAAACAACCTACTTGAGATGCTCTTAGGATATGTTTTCAACTAGTGGTGGAGTTATTCCGTTATTCATAATGCTTTAGCTGATTTTTGTATACGAACGTTTAATACTATCGGAGAGTTTGTCGGATAGACCAACCTTTATGATGTATGCCATCGTACCAGTTACTGAATGGGACCTGTTAACATGCAACTCGTCGAGCAGGCCAGGTCGATCTTCGCAGAGCTCGGATACACCGTCGAAGGCGACGGCCCCGAATTTCGAGCCCAACGAGAGTGGAAAGTCGTCCACGTCAGTACCGTCTTCGAGACAGGCACGCTTCCATCGGCGTCTGGAGACTTCCACTGTTTCGTCGCACAACCGGGTGATGTCGACGAACTCGAGGCAAAACTCAAGCGAACGAGTCCAGATTATGAGTGGGCGATTATCGTTGTGGACGGAGACGAGTATCAGGTCGAACGAGCCCCGCCAGGACCACGCGCGGCAGCGTAGTCCGACGGAAGTTATTCGGTTTTTTCGAGCGCGCGGCGCGTCGCAGTGACTCCGCTCCCAGGATCGACATCAGCGCCCATCGATTCGAGCACGTCACCGAGTGCGGTTACAACGTAAATTACGTTTTCCGGACGAGCAGAGTGTCCCATACAACCGATGCGGAAAATTTCTCCAGAGAGATCGCCGAGGCCGCCCGCGATCTCGAGATCGTACTGTTCGAGCAGCGCCTCGCAGACGGCACCGTCGTCGATGCCGTTCGGGACTCGGACTGCGTTTAGACTCGGAAGCCAGTAATCCTCAGAAGCGTTCATCTCGAGTCCCATCCCTTCGACGCCGGCTTTCAGCGCGCCAGCGAGGCGTTCGTGGCGTTCCCAGCGGTTTTCGATTCCTTCTTCGGCGACGAGACGGAGCGCCTCTCGAAGCGCGTAGACGTTGGTGATTGGTGCCGTGTGGTGGTACGCTCGCTTTTCTCCCCAGTATCCCTCGAGCAAAGACAGGTCGAGGTACCAGGAGCGGGGTTCTTCGTCGCGTGCGAGGACCTTGTCCATCCCTTGGTCGGAAAGCGTGAGGGGACTTGCGCCGGGCGGACAGGAAAGACACTTTTGCGGGCCGGCGTAGGCAACGTCGATGTCCCACTCGTCGACACGAAGTTCGACGCCACCGATCGAAGTGACGGTATCGGCGATGACGAGCGTATCGTGTTCGTGTGCTGCAGCCGTGAGTTCGGAGACGTTCGGTTGAAGAACGCCCGTACTCGTCTCTGCGTGGACGAACCCGAAGATGTCCGGGTCGTATTCTGCGAGCGCATCGTCGACAGCAGTTGGATCGAGCGGTTCGCCCCAGGTGGCATCGACTTCGACGACGGTGCCGCCGGCGCGGCGGGCCATCGAGGCCATCCGACCGCCGAAGTAGCCGTTCGTTGGAACGAGCATGGTATCTCCCGGTTCGACGAGGTTCCCGATCGCAGCCTCCATCGCAGCGGAACCGGTTCCCGAAACTGGGATCGTCCATTCGTTGTCCGTTTGAAACGTGTATCGAAGCAACTCCTGTACTTCGTCCATGATTTCGACGAACGATGGATCCAGGTGACCAACGAGTGGCGTACTCATCGCTCGGAGCACGCGAGGATTGGTGTCGCTTGGCCCCGGCCCCATGAGCGTTCGATCTGGTGGCGTGAGTTCCGAAACTGCTGGCTTCGGGTACGAATTATCGGTGGTCGGCATATCACAACGTGGTATCGGAACCCTCAAAAGCGTTGACTCATCGGCGACGATCGCTCAAGTCGGCGTACGTTTAAGGGATATTGTGCGTTAGTAGTATGGGCAATGGTCTTCAAGAAGATCACGCTGATCGGGACGAGTACAGAAAGCTTCGATGCTGCTGCTGACAATGCTATCGACCGCGCCGAGGCGACGCTGCAGAACGTCTACTGGATCGAAGTCGATGAACTCGGGGTCGAAATCGCGAATGTAGAAGATCGAGAGTATCAGGCGGAAGTGACTGTTGCGTTCGAACTCGAAGAGTAGTGGTTGACAACTCGGCAAGCGCGAAATCGGCTTTCTAAACCGATTGACCGGGGAGGAGAGCGCTTTCGGCGGCCCAAGCGTTAGCTTACGTTCGGAACGACTCGCCGCAGCCACATTCGCTGACGACGTTCGGGTTCTCGACGTGGAACCCTTCCGCCTGCAGGCCGCTTTCGAAGTCGAGGACGCTGCCTTCGATGTATTTGAGACTGGCCGGGTCGACGAAGACTCGCAGGCCGTGGTGCTCGTAGATCGTATCGTCGTCGTCGGGTTCGTCGTCGAATCGCATTCCGTATGAGAGCCCAGCACAACCACCTTGCTGAACGAACAACCGCAAACCGGCGACGCCGTCGTCTAATCCCTCTCCCTCCAGCAACGAGTGAGCCTGCTCCGCAGCTTCCTCGGTTACTTCGATCTGGGGTCGGGTTTCCCCACCGTCTACGCTTTCGGTGCTCATATACTACTATTCCCGCGCAACGATGTTAACGTTGACGCCATTCGAGCGGTCGACGATTCGGTCCGTGATTAGAGACTCCCGCTATGAGTAGACTGGATAGCGTCGTAATAGGCACCGAACCGTCTTTCGTCGTTCGCAGATAGCGGGACGCCGTTGACCGCGAGAAGTTCGACCATTCGTTCGACGTCGTACTCGTACCACATAGAGAGTATCCAGAGATTCTTCTGTGCGTAGTCGTAGTTTCGCTCGAGTACGCGCCGATCGGTCGGATCGACGACATCCGGTTGCATTTCGAGTTCGAATCCACCGGTCAGCTACGTAAAACCAGCACCTGCTATTCTCGCGGTGAGAGGACCACTCCCGTTGGTATCAGTCGCGGTCGAGTCGCAATCGAACGCTCTCGGCGTGAGCCTCGAGCCCTTCTGCCGTTGCGAGGGTCGTAATTGGGTCCTCGAGATCCTCGAGGCCGGTTTCGGAGAGTCGCTGGACGGTCGTCGATCGAAGGAACGTTTCGACCGAAAGACCGCCAGTCACTCGTGCACCCCCGTTCGTCGGTAAGACGTGGTTCGTTCCGCTGGCATAATCGCCCGCCGCAACTGGTGTATATGGTCCCAGAAAGACGCTCCCTGCACTGTCGATTCGCTCGAGAATCGCCTCGTCGTCGTCAGCGATAATCGAGAGGTGTTCGGGAGCGTACTCCTCGGCGAAGAGAATCGCTTCGCTCATCGAGCGAGCGACTAATACGCCGCTCGCGTCGTTCGAGAGCGCCGAGCGGATCGTTTCTTCGCGTTCGCGTTCGCTCGCCTGCTGTTCGAGGGAATCGGTGATTGCTTCACCGGTCGCCTCATCGTCAGTGACCGCGACGACTGACGCGTTCGGGTCGTGTTCTGCCTGTGCGATCAGTTCCGATGCGACGAGTTCGGGGTCTGCAGTGTCGTCAGCGACCACGAGGACCTCGCTGGGTCCAGCCAGGAAATCGATCGCAACGTCGCCGCGGACTTCAGCTTTGGCCGCCGTCACCCAACGGTTCCCGGGCCCGACGATTTTCTGGACGCGAGTAACTGACTCCGTTCCGTAGGCCAGTGCGGCGATTCCCTGTGCGCCGCCGACGCTGAAGACTGCGTCTGCTCCCGCGGCGTGAATTGCTGCGAGCGTCACTGGGTTGATCTGGTCGGCCGGTGGTGTGACGACTGAAACGTGTTCGACACCCGCGACGATAGCCGGGACGACCCCCATGATCGCACTCGAGGGGTAGGCTGCGCTCCCGCCGGGAACGTACACGCCGACGCGGTCGATCGGTCGAAATCGTCTGCCAAGTTCCCGCCCGTCGGCGAAGGTTTCTCGCCAGTCTTCGGGGAGTTGGGCCTCGTGGAACTCTCGGACGTTCGCGACGGCAGTTTCGATCGCCTCGAGCAGTTCCTCGTCGAGGTCGTCGTAGGCGCGTTCACAGTGATCCGTAATCTCGAGGTTTCCAACCGAAACGTCGTCGAACCGTTCGGTGAACTCGCGAACGGCGACGTCACCTTCTTCGCGGACACGCTCGACGATGTCCCGAACGTCCGAACGAACCGACTCGATGCCGGCGTCACGCTCGAAAAAAGCGACGCGCTCGTCGGGACCGAGTTCGGAAACGTCCCGTTCCTGAATGCTCATATCCGTGTTATCGTAGGCGGGGCGAAAAACGGTTTCCTTCCGCTATGCGTCGCCGTTTTTCACAGACCAGACGCCAGCCGCGTCGAGCGTTGCCCGGACGAAGAGATACACAAGAAGCGAAAAGCCGACGATGGCAATCGGGGCCTGCAGGACTTCAGCGATCGCTCGACCGAAGAGTAGTTGACTAAATCCACGGACGAAAAAACTGAAGATGACGAGTCCGAAGGCGACGACGGAGAGTTTGACGAATCCCGAACGATCCATACACCACTATCGACGATAGCCCCCAAAATCGTACCGAAACGCCGTCGGCCGGGGAACTTTCACCGACGAGGTGGTTTGAATCGCCGGTTTCGATACAAGGCCGGGCCGAGGCGCTAGGATGCAGTACTCCGTACGGGTTGGCGAACCGTAATCTGTGTTGGTGTCTTCATATAGTTCGTACATCGAGAGCGTTTTCTCAGTCAGAAAATCATGTCGTGGTATTAGTAGTCAACGAGGTAATCAGTTGGTGAGGACGCGATGTCCGACCTCCGAACGGACCGCGTTCCTCGACCATCGGCTCGATTGGGAGGTGCCTCTGACAATCACCTCTGACGATTTCGTCGACCCCAATCGAGCCCGTTCATACTCCGTTGACTCCCAATGGTTGGTGGACGAGTTCATCAGTGTGCAGTAATCGGCCCTCCAGGCTCTCCCGTTTTCCACTACCTTTCGACAACTTTCGTATTGTAATTCTCCAAAAACGGGACAACAGCCGTGCGTCGGGACCCAGTGAACGACGTCAGTGATGACCGTACAGCGAGTACATAATCGCCAGCAACCCGAGCAGCCGACTCGTGTTCTCGAAGAACACGGTCACTACCTGCGATGGGCTGATGAGGGTCGTAATGAGGATATTGATCAGGAACGGAAACGCCGTTAGCAACAACAGGCCGATAGAGAGATACAGCATCGACGTGCTGTCGTTTCGTCGGTAGCCCCGGTAGGCCTGATATGCAATAAGCGTTCCAACGAGTGCGACCAAGAAGAGACTCGCTACTGTTAGTACTTCGAACAGGGGTGCCTCGTCGATCCGAACGACCTCTTGAGTCATCGCATCCCCTCCCACATCTGCGTGAACTTATCGGCAACGTCCTGGTCACGATAGGAAAGGTCGAGGGAGAACTCCCCTTCCTCGAGCGAGAGCTCGAGGCTATCGAGGTTCGCCGAGTAGACGCTGTAGTGGTTTCCGTCCTGTGCAAGTTCTGTTTCTTCAGTGACGAGTTGACACTCCGTGAGCCGATCGAGTCGACGATAAATCGTCGGCAATGAAGCGTCACACCGGTCGCTCAATGTACTGGCTGACATGGGTTCGACGCTCGTTTCGGTGAGGATCGCTCGTGCGTACTCGTCGTCGAGAACAGCGAGCAATTCCGTCAGATCGCAGTCCTCACTCACTGGTACTCACTCGTTTTTGGACTGATATGAAAAGGAACCCGGTTTTTCTCCCTCAGAAAATCCGCTTCGGCGAACTCATATCCCACGGTTACTGTTTTTGAGACCGCCCGGACCGGTGGATATCTTTGCTGAATCACCACCATCAGTTTCGAACATCGAATCGAAGTCGAACCTGTCGAACTCGTCCGGTTGGATGTCTTCGGTGGCGTACACGTAGAGGGCCGTCTTTGCGACACCGGTAATGACACCGCCGACGAGCATCGAGAGGACGATCGCAGCGAGTGCGATGGTGATCGCAATCACGACCATCGCCAGGTTTTCAGAGAGCACGAGGAGTCCGATCGCGAGTGCGCCGCCGGGGAGCACGATAAGCGCGGGGACGATCCCCAGTCCGAGCGTGGTGCCGACGGTTTCTCCCCAGGTCTCTTTGAACGTCGACGCGCTGTCGGTGAACATCGACCTCGCGGTGACGTCGTCCTGAAAGACGATAACCGGGATGACGAAGAACGTCGCGATCGTCCAGCCGAAGCTAAACACCATCGCGACGAGCTGGGAGGCGATCTCTCCGCGAGACTCGAGCGACTGGATCACGATACCGATGACTGCACTCACGAACGCCCAGATGAGTAACGTCCCGGAGTTTCCTGCTGCGGCCCGGAGCCCATCACCGACGTGCGGGTCGTTGCCGTGGAAGACCTCGCGCACGGAATAGACGAGCCCGGCGTTGAACAGCGCGGTGATGTACGTCGTTCCCAGATACACGACGAACAAGACCGCGAGTTCGACGGCGCCGAACGACGTACCGGCGGCGAGAAAGAGCGGACCGAGCAGTGCGCCCATAAACACCGCGGCCGTAATCGCACTTCCGAGCGGGTACAACGCGAGCTTCGGGTGCAACCAGAGGACCCGAACGCTGGCGATCGACAGGACGAAGCCGGTTTTGAGGCGGCTGTAGTATCCCATGGCTAGCTATGGAATCGAACACAGTATCAATAGAACGGAACCGTTTCTGCTTTTGAAACAGCCTCAAGCGGTCCGATGACGTCGTCCCAGCCATCTGACGGAGTCGTCCCTCGAGGTCGATATTCGCTTGACCGGGCGGCGTGTTGGCTGGCTAGAACGGGCCAACGAC contains the following coding sequences:
- a CDS encoding DUF7116 family protein, translated to MQLVEQARSIFAELGYTVEGDGPEFRAQREWKVVHVSTVFETGTLPSASGDFHCFVAQPGDVDELEAKLKRTSPDYEWAIIVVDGDEYQVERAPPGPRAAA
- a CDS encoding pyridoxal-phosphate-dependent aminotransferase family protein; translation: MPTTDNSYPKPAVSELTPPDRTLMGPGPSDTNPRVLRAMSTPLVGHLDPSFVEIMDEVQELLRYTFQTDNEWTIPVSGTGSAAMEAAIGNLVEPGDTMLVPTNGYFGGRMASMARRAGGTVVEVDATWGEPLDPTAVDDALAEYDPDIFGFVHAETSTGVLQPNVSELTAAAHEHDTLVIADTVTSIGGVELRVDEWDIDVAYAGPQKCLSCPPGASPLTLSDQGMDKVLARDEEPRSWYLDLSLLEGYWGEKRAYHHTAPITNVYALREALRLVAEEGIENRWERHERLAGALKAGVEGMGLEMNASEDYWLPSLNAVRVPNGIDDGAVCEALLEQYDLEIAGGLGDLSGEIFRIGCMGHSARPENVIYVVTALGDVLESMGADVDPGSGVTATRRALEKTE
- a CDS encoding dodecin — encoded protein: MVFKKITLIGTSTESFDAAADNAIDRAEATLQNVYWIEVDELGVEIANVEDREYQAEVTVAFELEE
- a CDS encoding HesB/IscA family protein, with product MSTESVDGGETRPQIEVTEEAAEQAHSLLEGEGLDDGVAGLRLFVQQGGCAGLSYGMRFDDEPDDDDTIYEHHGLRVFVDPASLKYIEGSVLDFESGLQAEGFHVENPNVVSECGCGESFRT
- the hisD gene encoding histidinol dehydrogenase is translated as MSIQERDVSELGPDERVAFFERDAGIESVRSDVRDIVERVREEGDVAVREFTERFDDVSVGNLEITDHCERAYDDLDEELLEAIETAVANVREFHEAQLPEDWRETFADGRELGRRFRPIDRVGVYVPGGSAAYPSSAIMGVVPAIVAGVEHVSVVTPPADQINPVTLAAIHAAGADAVFSVGGAQGIAALAYGTESVTRVQKIVGPGNRWVTAAKAEVRGDVAIDFLAGPSEVLVVADDTADPELVASELIAQAEHDPNASVVAVTDDEATGEAITDSLEQQASEREREETIRSALSNDASGVLVARSMSEAILFAEEYAPEHLSIIADDDEAILERIDSAGSVFLGPYTPVAAGDYASGTNHVLPTNGGARVTGGLSVETFLRSTTVQRLSETGLEDLEDPITTLATAEGLEAHAESVRLRLDRD
- a CDS encoding DUF7521 family protein, producing MTQEVVRIDEAPLFEVLTVASLFLVALVGTLIAYQAYRGYRRNDSTSMLYLSIGLLLLTAFPFLINILITTLISPSQVVTVFFENTSRLLGLLAIMYSLYGHH
- a CDS encoding winged helix-turn-helix domain-containing protein encodes the protein MSEDCDLTELLAVLDDEYARAILTETSVEPMSASTLSDRCDASLPTIYRRLDRLTECQLVTEETELAQDGNHYSVYSANLDSLELSLEEGEFSLDLSYRDQDVADKFTQMWEGMR
- a CDS encoding DUF6159 family protein encodes the protein MGYYSRLKTGFVLSIASVRVLWLHPKLALYPLGSAITAAVFMGALLGPLFLAAGTSFGAVELAVLFVVYLGTTYITALFNAGLVYSVREVFHGNDPHVGDGLRAAAGNSGTLLIWAFVSAVIGIVIQSLESRGEIASQLVAMVFSFGWTIATFFVIPVIVFQDDVTARSMFTDSASTFKETWGETVGTTLGLGIVPALIVLPGGALAIGLLVLSENLAMVVIAITIALAAIVLSMLVGGVITGVAKTALYVYATEDIQPDEFDRFDFDSMFETDGGDSAKISTGPGGLKNSNRGI